The Scleropages formosus chromosome 3, fSclFor1.1, whole genome shotgun sequence genome contains the following window.
CGCACTCAGTATCAATAACCGCATATCCTAAGGCAGGGTTGTGGTGCATACTTTGTGCCATTTCCAAATATTCATATGAGATTAATATTTAAGATGTTTTACATGAAATATACATTATTGGCCAGGCTACCTTCCTGTAATTCCTGGAAAGGCTACAGACTGCTGCTGACATTCCTTAGGTTAAGTAGTTATGGACAGTGAGTGAGTAtagattgtttttatttcctaaattagcatatgtttaaaaaatatttagcattAACTTTGATTTTCCGGTGCTTCTTTGATGTTGTGGGGGGAGGGTATAGGACCGGACTGCATAACTATGCCGTCTGGCTTCCACCTAGTGAACTCCTTAATAGCTTCGTAAATGTTGGTCTTAGacacattttattctgaaatgtcCACAGTGAAGTTTTAATACAGTTATGTATGCATATGGTAAACTGtctttttaactttcttttaccttttttgAAGTAACAGAACGGTGTTGTAGCCagcaatggttaaaaaaaaaaacaaaaaactttccTCATGAAAAGTCCCTTCATTTGAAACAAACAacctcagctgtatgaatactCCAGCTGCACTGTAAAACCAGTGTGGTCAGTACCTTCACCCCCTTGCAGTAGCAGTGTGGCACAGGCTTCGGGCttcacttgtgtttttctttgcgGTGCAGGAATGTGGGAAATAAGCGCAACTGCCTACTTTAAAGTGCTGTAAAGATACAGTTCTTAAGCATGTTTAAGAATGGcaaattgaaaaatattaacatctaaaaaatgtataaaatacacGTGTAAATGACTGCTGGCAAAAAGCTTGCACATGCGTGTTGTGGTGAAATTTGCATGTACACCCATCTCTCACCTAATGGTGGTAATTTATTATCCAAAAAACCTAAGACATTGGTTCTTGGATGAAAAATATTACCTAACATTAAATGTTAAGTTGATAAGTGTTTTTATTCACCACAATGgcaacattaacaaaaataaattttctgaaTAATGTGCTTTCTGCacgaaaaaaatcacatatttcATGAGCCATTGTAACAGTTTTTCATTGCGCTGGATCATATATGAGGGCAGGGTGTACTGTAATCCGATTTAAAAAGGGTACTGGAAGCACCTTGACTACATCAAATAAACCCTGCACAGTTGTTATACGAAGGCTGCCAACAAAGAGGACTGTTTTAAAAGTGTACTGACAATAGAGAAGCACACAGTGCTACCGTGTTTGAATATGTGGAGGTTTTTAGCATCATAAAAGTAGAGGAGGTATGGACTCAGGGTGAGGGTGATCACTATGGGCTGGGCTGGAATTTGGAGGGAGGGTTGGGGTTTATATATACCCAGGGGTGCGTCTCTGTATTGCACAGAtctagagctgctgttttctttttagaaGTTGTCAGATTATGCACTATATTTATACACTGTCTTAGGATGTTGTCTGAATTTGTGATGCTGCTTTTATATGTTGGCAGCTAAGTCTGTTGATCGTATTATTTGTCATAGTAACAGTAAAACATCAACACACAAATAATTATGCAATTAACATCACATTAACATTGTCTTAATGCCACTCCTGATGAAATGTGTATCTGGAAATGTACTTCTGTTCCTTGTCATGAAGAATTTGGGGTTTGATACACTGTAACAGAAGGTTAAAACACAGGAAACACATTATCCTTAAATTATAGGCccttaaattatgtattttgatttattttactaaaaatgttgaatttatcGCGGTTATGAAGCATGACGGTTTAGTTGTGTTCTCAGGATGAATGATGACATGTAATTTGACACATGGTTAATGCTTTCCCTTTGTATTGTGTCATATTGAGTCACTTTTAATGTCTTGTCCTTATCAGAGTTTTTCCTCATACAgacattctttttgttttaggGAGGTGATAAGAGGGGAGAAGCAACTACCCCCAAGTGACTATCCAGGAGAGAAGGGACCTTCCACACCAGAGGACCATGGGCACACAGATTCTTTGACCATCCTGCAGAGATGGGACCGGAAAACTAGCCCTTCTGGGAAACTTCACTTTAAGTGACAAGGCAATGACAGGGGAAATATAATGGCTAAGAACAAGGAACCCCGTCCCCCGACATACGCAGTAAGCGTTGTCGGGCTTTCAGGGACTGAGAAGGAGAAGGGTAACTGTGGGGTTGGCAAGTCATGCTTGTGTAACAGGTATGTGCGTCCCAAGGCAGATGATTACTACATGGAGCACACCTCTGTATTGAGCACAATAGATTTTGGAGGTCGTGTGGTAAATAATGACCACTTCCTGTACTGGGGAGAAGTGCAGCAACGTGGTGATGATGGCCTTGAGTGCAAAATCCAGGTCATTGAGCAGACTGAATTTATCGATGACCAGACCTTTTTACCCCACCGCAGCACAAACCTGCAGCCGTACACCAAACGGGCTGCAGCAACCAAGCTACAGTCAGCAGAGAAACTGATGTACATTTGCACTGACCAGCTGGGCTTGGAGCAAGACTTTGAACAGAAGCAGATGCCTGATGGGAAATTAaacattgatggttttgttctTTGCATAGATGTAAGTAAAGGCTGTAATAGGAAATTTGATGATCAGATGAAATTTGTAAACAGTTTATACTCTCAGATAGCAAAGTCAAAAAAGCCCATTGTTATTGCTGCAACAAAGTGCGACGAGTGCGTCGAGCAGTACCTAAGGGACATCCAGGCGTTTGCATCAAACAAAAAGAACTTGTTGGTGGTGGAGACATCATCTAGGACGTGTGTAAATGTGGATCTCTGCTTTAATGCATTGATACAACAGATTGACAAAACGCGAGGGAAACCGAAAACCATTCCTTATTTGGATGCGTATAAGATCCAGAGACAGCTTGTTGCTACTGTGACTGATAAGTTTGAGAAGCTTATAGTGCAAACTGTCAAAGATTACCACACAAGCTGGAAAGCTGTAAGTAATAAGTTAAAAAATCACCCAGACTATGAGGAATACATCAATTTGGAAGGTACCCGGAAAGCCCGAAACACATTTTCCAAGCACATAGAACATTTGAAGCAGGAACATATCaagaaaaggagagaagaaTACTTTTCCAGCCTGCCTAAAATTCTTAATAGCTTGCTTAGTAACCTAGAGGAAATTGAGAACTTGAGCTGGCCAGAAGCTCAGAGTCTTCTGAAGAGTAGGCCGGAGTTCCAGTATTGGTTTGTAATACTGGAGCAGACACCCTGGGATGAGACTGAACACATTGACAAAGTAAATGACAGAAGAGTTCCCTTTGATCTCCTCAGAACTGCGGAAGGGGAAAAGATTTATCAAAATCACGTTCAGCACTTGATATCTGAGAAAAGGCGAGTGGAGATGAAAGAGAAGTTTAAGAAGACACTGGAAAGGGTACATTTCATCAGTCCGGGACAGCCCTGGGAAGAGGTCATGTGTTTCGTCATGGAGGACGAAGCGTACAAATATATCAGTGAATCTGATCGCAGGGATGTTTACAGCAGGCACCAACGGGAAATAGTTGAACGAGCCAAAGAAGAATTTCAGGAAATGCTGTTCGAGCATGCGGAGCTGTTCTATGACCTGGACCTAAACGCCACCCCTAGCTGTGACAAAATGAGTGAGATTCATGCAGTACTCAATGAAGAACCAAGGTACAGAGCTCTGCAGAAACTTGCCCCAGACAGGGAGTCCCTTCTGCTGAAACACATTGGTTTCGTGTATCACCCCACCAAGGAGACTTGTCTCAGTGGCCAAAGCTGTGTGGACATAAAGGTGGAGCAGGTTCTTGCTAACAGACTTGTCCAGCTGGACCACGGTCGCTCTAATCTGTACCATAACAGTGCCAACATCGATAAAGTTAATCTCTGTCTCCTAGGTAAGGAAGGTCTCGCCCAAGAGCTGGCGAATGAGATCAGAGCACAGTCGACAGATGATGAGTACACCCTTGATGGGAAAATCTATGAGCTAGAGCTTATGCCTATTGAAGTTAATCCGGCCTTGCTACTCGGCCATTCCTTTGCACCCAACTTCAAACCTCAtggctgtttttgtgtgttcagtTCTATAGAGTCACTGAATTTCATTGGTGACTGCGTTAGCAGAATCCGGGCTGAGATCGCACAAAACAGGAGGGACAGATTTATGCCACcattgccatttattttaattctagCAAAccagagagacagtgtgtgcaaAAATTTGCCTATCTTGAGACATCAGGGCCAACAACTTGCCAATAAGCTCCAGTGTACATTTGTAGATGTGCCCTCTGGCACATTTCCACGAAAATTCAATGAATCTCAAATAAAGCAAGCTCTTAGAGGGGTACTGGAGGGACTAAAGCACAATTTTGATGTAATGAGCCCTCTCCCTTCCATTAAAGACTTGTCTGAGACAGACTTGCGCATCGTCATGTGTGCTATGTGTGGAGATCCATTCAGCGTGGACCTCATTCTTTCTCCTTTCCTGGACTCGCATTCCTGCAGTGCTGGACAGCCTGGACAAAGCAACACATTAATTCTTGATAAGATCATTGGGGACAGTCGCAGACGAATACAGATCACTGTCCTCTCTTACCACTCCTCCATCGGCATCAGGAAAGATGAGCTCGTTCACGGCTACATTCTGGTCTACTCAGCAAAGCGGAAGGCCTCTATGGCTATGCTGAGGGCTTTCCTGGCTGAAGTCCAAGATGTCATCCCAGTCCAAATGGTTGCAATCACAGACAGCCAGGCTGATTTCTTTGAGAATGAAGCTATCAAAGAACTGATGACTGAGGGGGAGCACATTGCCACAGAAATCTCAGCTAAGTTCACGGCTCTCTATTCGCTCTCTCAGTATCACCGACAGACGGAGGTCTTCACACCGTTCTTCAATGAGGTGCTGGACAAGAAGAGCAGCATCGAGGGGTCGTTCATGTTTGACAACAGCCGGGATGGTGCCAGCGAGGACGTCTTTCCCCAGTCGCCCTATGGACACTCGCCTGGATACACCTACCCTGACTCAGAGGATGACACAGAGGCACCTCCACCCTACAGTCCTATTGGTGATGATGTCCAGCTGCTGCCTACTCCCAGTGAGCGCACTAAGTATAAAATTGACCTGGAAGGAAACGAATATCCGGTCCACAGCACGCCTGTCAGCGACCACGAGCGCAACCATAAAGTGCCTCCCCCTGTCAGGCCTAAGCCCGTTCTCTCAAAGCCCGGTGTAAAGAAGCTGGACCCAAACCTGCTAAAGACCATTGAAGCAGGTATGAGGAGCACAAGGAGAACTCGGGTCCCCTTGGCCCATGGGGAGGATATTGAGGGCTCTGACAATTACGCAGAGCCTGCAGACACCCTTCTCAAATCTAAGGGCTTCAATGACGACATTTATGCTGTGCCAGACGATACCCAGAGCCGAATTGTTAAGCTGCGTAACCCTATAGGGGGCCTTCATGGCTCACATGTGGATGAAGAGAATGGCTTTGACCGAATGTCCAAGTCCCAGGGAGGCCGAAGGCCTTCTAAGTACAAGCATCGCTCCAAGATActcttcagcaaaacaaaagcatacCATAGGCGTGCCCACTCTGATGCTAGTGATGATGAGTCTGGCCCAGCgatgcagaagaaaaagaagggcAGGGGACATCGGGGCAGTGAAGAGGACCCTCTGCTCTCGCCTGTTGACCCATGGAAGGGAGGAATAGACAACCCAGCCATCATATCCGATCCGGAACAAGAGGacaaaaagtcaaagaaaaagaAGCCACCAAAGACAAAGGAACCAAAAAAGGTAAAGCTTTGAAATTGTTTTGCTAAATATTTGAATTCaggttaataaaaaattatttatgtattcatatGAAGTGCTTGATGATACAGGCTATTCTAAAATAAgtatatttcatttagctgaaatggCCTCTCAGTTTTAAAGGGCTCATGCATTCCATTAACAGGATCAGAAATCTACTGCTAAGGGTGCTGTCTTGTTCAACAGGAAATGTATCTTCCAGTGTTCTGCAGTAAAATTTTGTCATGCAGTGCTGGCAAAGAGATTATGTGCCAGAAGAGAAAAATCACTACGGATTAGTGCAAAAATACGCTTTTTTAATTCACTGTACaactgtgtatttatatttcaaGTAACGGAATCATTCTGGATGCTGATTTAAAGCAGTACTCCTCAATATTTAATACCTTTAAGTCAGTGGACTAACCTTGATCTGTCTAATGTAAATTGATGCTGAATTTATTCTGCAAAGAACTCTTTAAAACTTTCAGAACATTTATGACATTTATGGTATGGTGAGATGCATAATAGCTCAGCAGAGAaggtggttttatttttactgcatataCATCTTTGACTCCGTATTAATCAGCTGATTATTGTGGAGTTTTATAGCATCATAGTCGTGACAAATTAtgcatatatttcatttttttctgagtgAATTGGAAAGGGAGGAATGATGATAAATTCTATGTGAAACATTGCTTCCGTTAAGAAAACATGTCATGTCTACAAACAGCAATCTTGTAGGAATGACTAGAGGTAGCTATAAATAAGGCTATTCTCTGGTTCCTGCAGTGCTTTTGTTAGCCATCGGTAAAGCATTCACAATCTGTTCAGATAATGATGTATAGTTTAATGACAATACCTTGAGTCCTTTCAGCCCAATGAGTAGGACAATAATTGGTAAAATGTTGGAAACGTTTTGAAGTCACATTAAACAACCTgatataatttcattatttgatGACTGTTGATGACCGATTCGTATGCGAAGAGAAGAAATTACTTTAGCCATTCCTTATTGGTACCATGCTCAGAGGTACAGGAGCTAAAGAGGGGTTTTAAACTGGGCAACTGGGCACCTTCGGCTTGCAAGGCAATGGTCCAAATCACTACTCTTTACTGCTGCTCCACTACTTACACATGAGAAAGAGATTGgcagtattaaaaatataagtgggaattgttttatttttaaaattctctgAATTTgaatgcttttaattaaaaatatttggctAAAAAACATGCTGGTACTTGGACCCACAtaagtatatttttttctccccatcttTGCGGTgtgagttttgttttcctctcagtTGCCAACTGGCTCATCCTTATAGTTAGCTATAATTGCTGTGATTCTGTATTTTatctttgtatttcattttgaattgTACAATGAACTTTTCTTTGCACTCTGTGTGTCCTTGATGAAGGAAGAGTGCtctatgaaaaaataattgaattacAAAAGGAATGATATTAGTCTAATCTGTACTTAATCAGTGGCCATAATTAATTGATTGGTTTTGTTACATCTAgctttggttttattttcaagATGTTTGTTGCTTACTTTGGTGGTGTGTTAGCAAAAGGGGCAAAACAAAGCCAGACCAGTACCAGCAATAGTCATCACCATGACTGTCCTTAAGAGTTATATCCACTGGGACACTTTATGCTAAGCATGACATAAAAatatagcattttattttctgctcgGGCAAAGAGATTTGTAAAGGTTTAGAATGACTGAAGATCCTGTAGTGCAGTTGTTTTGGAGGTCACTGGCTGTGTAAGAGCAGAAGGGCTACACAGGTGATTGCGCATAGAAATTTGAAAGGAATGGGGGTGGCATTAAAGATGGTGTTGGGTGAAAGAGCAGTCTTTTTGGGATATAGACGAGGGTTTGCTTTGGTGTGAACCAGTGTTTAGAGATCAGCATATGGCACTGCTCTatgtctcattttctttttttggccaTTTTGCTACGCTGACACTTTATTACTTGCAAGCGGAGTAACACCCATCACTGGCAGCACTACATGCCGTTCGTCTCCTGCTACAATCTGAAATCACTACTGGGCTTTTTATGCTGAGCGCTCAATAGCGGTGTTACTGCTTTTCCGCAGTAGGGCTTTCGAGTTACAAAGCCGCTGCATTTGGCTTAGTTTTTGAGACCTTAAATATGTTTGTCTTTTaggtttaaaagtttttttttaaaacaaataaaagattgTGCTATAACTATACTGC
Protein-coding sequences here:
- the arhgap5 gene encoding rho GTPase-activating protein 5, which encodes MAKNKEPRPPTYAVSVVGLSGTEKEKGNCGVGKSCLCNRYVRPKADDYYMEHTSVLSTIDFGGRVVNNDHFLYWGEVQQRGDDGLECKIQVIEQTEFIDDQTFLPHRSTNLQPYTKRAAATKLQSAEKLMYICTDQLGLEQDFEQKQMPDGKLNIDGFVLCIDVSKGCNRKFDDQMKFVNSLYSQIAKSKKPIVIAATKCDECVEQYLRDIQAFASNKKNLLVVETSSRTCVNVDLCFNALIQQIDKTRGKPKTIPYLDAYKIQRQLVATVTDKFEKLIVQTVKDYHTSWKAVSNKLKNHPDYEEYINLEGTRKARNTFSKHIEHLKQEHIKKRREEYFSSLPKILNSLLSNLEEIENLSWPEAQSLLKSRPEFQYWFVILEQTPWDETEHIDKVNDRRVPFDLLRTAEGEKIYQNHVQHLISEKRRVEMKEKFKKTLERVHFISPGQPWEEVMCFVMEDEAYKYISESDRRDVYSRHQREIVERAKEEFQEMLFEHAELFYDLDLNATPSCDKMSEIHAVLNEEPRYRALQKLAPDRESLLLKHIGFVYHPTKETCLSGQSCVDIKVEQVLANRLVQLDHGRSNLYHNSANIDKVNLCLLGKEGLAQELANEIRAQSTDDEYTLDGKIYELELMPIEVNPALLLGHSFAPNFKPHGCFCVFSSIESLNFIGDCVSRIRAEIAQNRRDRFMPPLPFILILANQRDSVCKNLPILRHQGQQLANKLQCTFVDVPSGTFPRKFNESQIKQALRGVLEGLKHNFDVMSPLPSIKDLSETDLRIVMCAMCGDPFSVDLILSPFLDSHSCSAGQPGQSNTLILDKIIGDSRRRIQITVLSYHSSIGIRKDELVHGYILVYSAKRKASMAMLRAFLAEVQDVIPVQMVAITDSQADFFENEAIKELMTEGEHIATEISAKFTALYSLSQYHRQTEVFTPFFNEVLDKKSSIEGSFMFDNSRDGASEDVFPQSPYGHSPGYTYPDSEDDTEAPPPYSPIGDDVQLLPTPSERTKYKIDLEGNEYPVHSTPVSDHERNHKVPPPVRPKPVLSKPGVKKLDPNLLKTIEAGMRSTRRTRVPLAHGEDIEGSDNYAEPADTLLKSKGFNDDIYAVPDDTQSRIVKLRNPIGGLHGSHVDEENGFDRMSKSQGGRRPSKYKHRSKILFSKTKAYHRRAHSDASDDESGPAMQKKKKGRGHRGSEEDPLLSPVDPWKGGIDNPAIISDPEQEDKKSKKKKPPKTKEPKKTKSKITKPLYPPTRRNWESNYFGVPLENLVTPERPIPLFIEKCVDYIERTGLTTEGLYRVSGNKTDQDNIQKQFDQDHGVDLMAMDVAVNAVAGALKAFFADLPDPLIPYNLHPELVEAAKLADPLERLHVLKEIVRKFPPVNYEVFKYVITHLNRVSQQSRTTLMTADNLSICFWPTLMRPDFENKDTLSTTKLNQSVIESFILQSQYFFYDGDIAELAGLEDVAPAQPQGMVEPLVPLQLPPPLQPQQVQHQLPPDPLM